The Magnolia sinica isolate HGM2019 chromosome 9, MsV1, whole genome shotgun sequence sequence gctccacagtcaggacCACACCGCGTTGGGTGAGACCCGGGCACATAATCCAGAAATGTTTTAACCTACCACAAAGTATGGTGGgcagtcaatcaccattgtttcctatggaatggtccacctaagtgtataaaaaatatacattatggtgggcttataGAACATAGACCACTAACCAGTACCATCAATGCAATCcaaatctaccttgatgtttataggacatccaaacagtttataaggtcattccccactgtgatgaagtgaaaacactgaaAACTTTGCCTAATAAGAAACTTTTTTGCCTTACGAGTGTTTCAAACAGTGGTCACCGAATCCTCACtgcagctcacttgagttttggatccacctcatttttagccttatgtcctaaaatgatctcttaaaacgGATGCACAGTGTAAATTTCTCATAaagatcacggtggccccacttagcatcccagcgAAGGAACTTCCTGCTAGGCATGGGCAGGAAATCTGCATCCCGCTGACGTTTCCCGAGATCCAGAGTTGTattaacggttcaaatgagatcaaagttacatgggcctcacaatgatgtatttattatatccacaccgtttaccTATTTGGCGAAATCATTTTaatgaatgagcccaaaaataagtcatatccaaagttcaagtggatcacaccacaaatagcaatggaataATGATATTCACCTATAAAACATTCATAGGCACACCCCTAACGTATATTTTTAATCCAATATccttataaggtcacacatacctgaataaaaaggaaaaacaaatatcatattgatccaaaacttctgcgatgcagtgtagtccacttaatcCTTGGATCTCTCATATTTTGCCTCTCAAGCCTTACTGGACGAACGGTTAACGCATACCTCAGgtgacccacgtaacttggtgacgtcagcataccagccaggtcggtggtgtgtgttaacaccagccaatccgctgtgTATGTAAATACCCACGACGCTTTCTCTTCCTCTGATGACTAGCTACTCTTATGAGCGGCACTCGTCTGAAATTCATACGTACGAGTTTAACAGCCTGTAAAATCTCTGCACTTTATGACTATAAATAAAGCTGACGCTTTGTATTCCGACACATCCCAATCTCTATTAGCCAATGGCTCTCCCCTTTTCTTCTAAAAACCCATCATTTCTCATTGTCTTCTTTTTAtcatctcttctctttctcaaTACCCAACAATGCAACCATCACCACTTCTCTGCTTTGCTCGACTTAAAGAATGGCTTTTACTTCCCTCCTCTCCCCTCTTGGAATTCAAACAACTCCGATTGCTGCTCTTGGGAAGGCATCACGTGTGATGGACCCACTGGTCACGTGATCAGCCTCGACCTCAGTGGCCTTCGGATCAGGGGTCGGATTGATTTTGAAAGCCTCTTTCGTCTTCGGAGCCTGCGAAGGCTCAACCTCGCTTACAATGATTTTGATGGCTCTCCAATCCCATCTGGGTTTGAACAGCTCACCAgtttgacccatctcaacctctctcAGTTATCCTTTTATGGCCAAATCCCACTGGAAATCTCCCGCTTGATCACTTTGGTTTCTCTCGATCTTTCTTTCAATCTATATTACAATGGTTCATCCTTCAAATTCctgaaactcgaaaacccaagcaTTGGAGCAGTcgtccaaaacctgtccaatctgAGGGAACTCTATCTGGACTGGGTACACATCTTACTGCAGGGCCAGACCTTAGATTTGCCACTCCCTAATCTCCGCAAGTTGAGCTTAATAGATTGTCTTCTTTCAGGCtccatcttttcttccctttcacagctccatttcttatctgaacttgACCTCACTCGAAACAACTTCTCCTCTGCAGTCCCCAATTTCATCGGGAACTTATCCTCCTTAACATCCCTGCTCCTTGCAGACTGTGGATTGCATGGAAGATTCCCTGAGAGTGTTTTCCAGCTGCCAAATCTACAAATCATCGACATATCATtcaatccacttgtagctatcaatttGCCAGAGTTCCCTCAAAACAACACTCTACAGCAATTGATCCTACGGTACACTGGATTTTCAGGAAAGTTACCAGATTCTCTCAGTAATCTCAAATTCTTGACTCATTTACGCGTCACCTATTGCAACTTGTCAGGATCATTACCATCCTCACTTTGGAACCTTACCAAACTGCAATATCTGTCTCTTTCATCCAATAAATTGAGCAGCCCAATTCCTTCTTCATATGGAAACGGGCTTCTGAATCTCAAAGTGATCAACTTAGGGAATAATTTGCTTAATGggaccattccatcatcattgcTTTCACTCCCATCATTACAAAGGTTGGATCTCTCAGGTAACCAACTTAGTGGTCAACTTGGTGAGTTTCACAACGCCTCTTCTTCACAGCTGGAGATCCTCTATTTGGGTAACAATAAATTGCAATGGATGATACCCAGATTTATCTTTCAACTTACCAACCTTCAAGAACTTTACGTTCCTTCCAATAATTTCAGTGGTGTTGTAGAGCTAGGCTTATTTCAAAACCTCAAAAAACTTTCCTCTCTGGATCTTTCAGATAACAACTTGTCAGTCCAATATGGCAGTGATAATTCCACATTTGTTTCCATCCCCCAGTTTCAATCTTTGTTGTTACGTTCTTGCAACATCAGCACATTTCCAAATTTCTTGAGAAATCAAGAGTGGTTGAGGGAATTGGACCTTTCCAACAATAAAATTAGTGGTGAAATACCTAAATGGATATGGGAGGTTGGCAATGAGCCTTTAATCTCTTTAAATCTTTCTCACAATGTTCTACAGGGATTCCAGGGAATAGAACCATCTTCCCATCTTTTGTTGAGTCCCTTGCAATTCCTTGACCTTAGCTCCAACAAGCTAGAAGGCTTACTTCCTATCCCACTCCCTtccatctttttcttttcagtttcaaACAATAGCCTTGGTGGTGAAATCCCTTGATCATTTTGCAATCTAAAATCCCTAATAGTCCTTGATTTGTCTTACAATCACTTCGTCGGTCGAATTCCACCATGTTTGGGTGAGATTGGTGATGCCCTGTCTGTGTTGAATCTTCAAGGAAATGCTTTCAATGGCACCTTACTTCAGACATTTAAAGAGGGATGTAACATACAAACGCTTGATCTCAGTGGGAATCAAATAGAGGGCCAAGTGCCAAGTTCTTTGGCTAATTGCAAAATGTTGGAGTTATTAAACCTCGGAAACAATCAAATACATGACACCTTCCCTTTATGGTTGGGAGCTTTGTCCCAGTTGCGTGTTCTTgtcttgagatccaaccaatttcaTGGCACCATTGGGCATCCTCTAACAAATCACCATTTCCTTCTGTTACAAATTTTCGACCTCTCTTTCAATAGCTTTGAGGGTAATTTGCCATCAAATATGTTCAAGAGCtggaaggcaatgatggaagaggACAAATCCCAATCTTTGGTCCTTGGCAAAATGATAAACAGAAGTTCCATATACTATCAAAACAAAGTGTCCGTAGTCAGCAAAGGGCTAATGATGGAAGTGGTAAAGATCCTTACTGCCTTCACTGTAGTGGATCTCTCGGAGAACAAATTTCATGGGGATATCCCGGAATCAATTGGGGATCTAAAGTCACTCCTTGTGCTCACTATGTCCAACAATGATTTAACCGGcggaattccaacatcacttcaGAATCTAAGGGATTTAGAGTCATTAGATCTCTCGCAAAATAAATTGTCTGGAGAGATCCCTTGGCAGCTAACAGATCTAACATTCCTTGCAGTGTTGAATCTCTCACAAAATTTCCTCGTGGGAAAAATACCACAAAGCCGGCAATTTCTTACATTTAACAGCGAATCATTCAAAGAGAACTCAGGATTGTGTGGACCTCCACTATCAAAGAAATGCGAAGATGCAGAGAGTGCACCACCGTCCCCTCTGTCAACATTACAATCTGAAAGGAAATATGATTGGGAATTAATGTGGATAGGATTTGGAGTTGGACACGGAGTAGGCGTAGGGATGCTTTTCTGGACCCTAGCACTTTGGAGGAAGGGAAGGAGAGAATTCTATATATTTATTAATAGAATGctttccttaatttttccttccaTGGTGTTTCCTAAATGGCAATGATGGTGAGATGATTGGAGCTAGGGTAAATATGTTTGTACAGTTCgtgtctacaaaaaaaaaaaaaaaaagaagctttagttgttttctcctttttgtaattttgtgtattttgctttttgtgtgtgtgtgtgtgtgtgtgtgtattttggtTGGTCAATATGATATGTGTGGCAGTTGCTTCCTGTATTTGCACCTACCTGAATGGCTGTACATAACTAttttcaaatcaataaaattacaggtggtgtgctcccacctttatgcaaacaaataaaaataaaaataatgtctAAGTTATCTCTTTGTTTTTCAAATTTTGGCCCACCTCAGCAACAAGAAAACTTAATCTATGAGCTGAATGATCTAACTAATGTTGCCTACCTAGCcattggtctttttttttttccaatggtcTAGACAAATGTGGGCTAAGCAAACTGACGTTCAACAAAGAATAGTACAAATGTGGGCTAAGCAAACATTTAGACGAAGAAGAGTGGTGTTTcatgtatattttatattttatatttttcgaTCATCACACACAGAGTTCTTTCACCTTCCCACATCCATGTACGTAGGGTGTAACCGTATAAGAGTAATCACTTGTTACTATGTGGTGATTTTCGAGTTGGACTTTTGTGATGCCAAAAAGAAGCGTGGAATCATCATCACATGCAGTTTTCTACTTGCAAGGGAACACTTGGCCAGTCTAACCAAGCGATATGGGCTGTGCATTATGTCCAGGACGTATTTCTTAGGCCACCATGTATTTCTTAGGCCTATTGAGCAGTGAGCCATCCATCTGTTAGGCCCATCGTCTATTGCTTACAGTTCTAAAGAATCAATTTTATCAGCAAATCATAACCATCCCAACCATGGTTTGGCAATAAATAAAGAAGTCCCATGCacatatggatggattagatcattcaACTGATGTGATTTTCATATTGCAGCACAGGAAATGCTTGCTAGAACTAGTAAACATCTTGTGCAATTGACTGGACCGTGCAAGTGTCCTACTACGAGGAGTCATTGATGAGAATAGAAAACTTGTCTTTGATTGAAAATTGTGATTGTTGAATGTATCAAATGAGAATTGTAAATGtagattgaaagaaaaaaaaattgcacaCGTGGAAAGTATGTAATTAGATACTGGATGAAACCTTGCAAAAATTTGTACACGTGGAAAGTATGTAATTAGATACTGGATGAAACTTGTTTAATAGCATATTTGGTTTGGCTCACTTAGTCtcacgggtccttactcttgatcCAGTGGTAGacactcaggagtttcaacacctggtcaagggttcgagtacccatgggtggtgaaatctcactatggcgtgagtgtgtgggggtgtgtgtgcttattaaaaaaataataatttgtgcCCAGCATGCGCAGTCCAGAGCAGACATcttctctatggtttaaaacctaTTTATGCATAAGAAtatataaaacaacaacaataataataaggaCATCACGCCCTTGAAAGGCGGAATATAGCTAGGATATAtttgtaccaaaaaaaaaagaaaaagagtaaggATAGATTCCTGTGAAGAGGTGGAATAAACATGAGCAAGCTCATCCCAAGTTCAGTGCATCAATCTCAATTACATGCATGTGTGCCAGCATCAATCTCGATTACATGTGTTAGATGTGTCAATGTGCAAATTCAAGGTGCTTTACAAACAGCTTTGCTTGCATCCAAAtagccctttatatatatatattgtcgtgTTGCTTTGAGTAAGAATATAGAAAATAGGGAAGTTTCCttgtttcttcctctcttttctcttcttcactttctaaTTACAATAATAAAGATAAGACTTCATGGTATTTAAACAACCAATCATCAAAACCTAATCACTCCTTTGACATATAGCAATCATCTTGCAAGCCACACCACCCTCAAAGAatatcctttcttcttttcttccctaAAGTTTTgctataaaagaataaaagataGATCTACAATTTATATGTTCTTCTATTTCTCCAACTTTCTCAGATCTTTTACTTTCAATATCTTTAACTCTTTTTTTAAAGTCCATATTTTGAATTTCAAGATCATCTATTGCTTCAAAACCTAAGATTCTCTTTACTTTTCTTTTATCTTCTCACATTTTTCTTTACCTTcccctttcctttttttatttagatAAAAGCCCATAAATTATGATTCCATCACTCTCTCCAAATTAATCCCCAACTTCACCTCACTCTCCAAAATCATCTACAACCCTGGTTCTCTTTTTTAAAACCATCTCCAAAGACCATCTCATTCACCAAAACTTATTCAAAATCATTCCATTGACTTCTATAATTCCTTCTCCCTTCAAAGGCTCTCCTTCTTCCTCAATGCATCCCTTCCATCCCAATGTCTTTAAGCATGCTTCTCTAATTGATGCAaactaaattaaaaaaatgataccTTTCTTATTTGAAAAGGCCATACCGACAAGGCCGTTAGAGGCAGGGAATGATGGGCCATATGGATATAACATCCATCGCTACCTATGACTACTAAGCATTCAAATTAAAGAGAAATGGAAATCTCCAATCCTGAATATTCCAAATAGTTGGAAAATGATTACATGGCCTTTGCTCGTTGTCACAGGCTGCATTGTCAGACATGCCGATCCACAAATCACAACAATGCTAATTGCCTTCACTTTTCAACTCTTTTTATTTGGATAAATGTTCCACGAGGCCTTCACAACAATAACCAcctagtcaatatgcccttatGCATTCCTTCAAACAAATTTCTCGAAATCATTACGGCTCCCAAATTATTATTGGTAACCCATCATATGtctactttttttttccttacgcTCTGCCCGTCTCCCATCAAACTTCTGCTAGTTCCTCTTCATCTTTCAACCCCTCTATGCCAAACTACTTCTAGTTCCTCTTCATCTTTCAACCCGTCTGTGCCAAACTTCAACAAACCCAAACCTCAATTTGAACCTAGATGGATAGTACAACCCATGCCTAGGGATTGGTGATGGCATTACATTACCTATTACTTGCATGGTCGTCGTCACCTCGAcatatattcaaaagaaaatttattcAAGCTTGACAATTTTCCAATACTTTCAAAGagtcatttattattattattattattattattttttataaacaCTCATTgtaaaaggcccaaaaggacatgcaGGAAGGCATTATGAAAATATTGATGACTTATGATCTTACTAAAGGTATAGCCCTTCATGGAGTCAAATAGGGAAACCAGATTCATATAGCCAACCCCAGGTAGTTGGAATAAAGCttagataatgataatgatgctgACACTCCTCGTTTGTGAAGGATCTTTACAATCAGAAAATCCTCGCTAAAGGAGTGATGAGTGGCAACCTATATTTTCTAAGCAATGAAGTATGCCACATTGTCACAAGTAAAATCTctgatcttttcttcttttttccttcttttttatagTAAATTAGGTCATATTAGTTATAGCACTTTGATGCAATCATCCAACAAGCAGCTCATCTCTTATAACAATGTTCCCAGAGAATGGCATGTCCTAATTTACAAGATAGGAAAGTGCATATGGCTTCCCATTCCTTTGTCAAATAAATGCACttcttattttctaaaatttatggACAGTGATTTGTGGACCAGCTACCTTCTATTTCTAGTAGTCCAAGCTGTTGATGATGTGGGACACATAAGGGATGGGCCATCACCCTGAAGCCTCCCAAGTTCAAAGATGTTAATCCATTAAACATAGAAATCATGCCACATAATTCATCATTTGTACTAATGACAGGTCACAACAAATTTTAGGCCAAAGTTGTACTGTGACGCCAAAAGGTGGAGATGATCCTTTCACACCAGGCTCACTTCAGAAAGCGACAATTGTCACACATCTCAAATAAAGGTGTCCTCTTgaatataagaaaaatgcaactgataaTGAATGAACTATACCTGGAAATTCAATACTTACTAGTCTAGCCATTGCACCTGATTCAGACCATCCGATTAATTAACCCCTTCTTGGATGGACCATAACCGAAACCCAAATTGATTAAATGATGTTAACAGTTGGATCAATGGACCTACTATTGACAGACAAAGTCAAAAAATCCGGGGGAAGCAACATCCAAGGGGTAAGCATACCAATTGAACAGTCGGAAGTCGCACACAAGATGATTCCTTTCAACGGTCCATTTGAAGGaacaaatcagatggttaggattgttggatGTGTAATTTTTTGGCTATGACCTATCCAAGATGAGTGGTTAAACTTCTCTACACAAGACGGCTACAAACACATGCTACATACAATAACCATGGAAATTACATATACATGGCCCTTATCGCGGCATTTGTGTTACTATAGTTTATTGGCAACATCTATTGTAGGTACGAAAACGTCTGTCTTCCTTCAGCAACTCAGATCGACAGACCATGGTTGGGACAATGGCAACAAAGCCAAATCCAACATTTGAGTTTTCAAAGAGAAGGCCAGTCTCCAAGCTCTAGGCTACTTTTGCTCCTGGTACCTTCCACATACTCTGCATTGGAAGAAACATAACAAAATGAGGGAGAATAACTAGTAAGATGCTAAGCAATCTAGTCCAAAGATGAGACGGCAAAGAGAGATTACAAGAGGTTCATCATCCAAATCTCCTGCAGCTCCTCTGTCAGAAGAATCCATTTTCTCTTCTGTCTGATTCTTCTAGGTCTGATGAGGCCTCTCGTTCCTCCTCCTTCGCGGCTGCTAAAGGAGATGCTTGTTCATTTGCAAAATCATCTAATAAGAAAAAAAGTAGGACatgagaaaccaaaagaatagagaagagctctaccatggttaaaagactcgttGATTCAGATCAACTCATTCAGTCCTCAGTCAAAGTCACGAATCACTAAACTCAAGGATGAATGGGGGGGATCACTCGAGGTGTCGAACCGGGTTGGATATCACCTAGTTCGAGTTGACTCATCCAAGTTACACCCATGACCTAAATAGTACGTATCTTAAGACCATAATTAAATCCTTCCACAAAATGATGTGTTAAGTGCCACTCATTAATTTTTTAAGAGGTAGCTAAATcaatattttaagaaaatttatCAGCTACACTGATTACAGCAGAGTACTATTCTCATTTCTCAGTGAGGGTGTGAAGAGCATGTAACAAACATCATAGCCACAACACGGAGCAGATGGCACTCAGTGAGGTTGCAAGGGTAAGGACAGAAGTGCATGTATTGAATTTGGCACCAACAACAGGTAACAGTAAGCCAATGGATGAAATTATCATCTTGTGGGCATTTTGCATTTCCCTAGGTGAACAAGAGAcaaaccattgattttgaaagTGGCAGTAGCTTTACCTGAATTAACTTCATTGACTTCAGGACAAGTGTCGGGGTGAGAATCTGATAATTCAGGGGTAGCTCTTCCTTCAGCGTAATTGCTGGCATTAGCACCAATGTTGCTTTCTGACATTCCACTATGGCTATTCTTTACATTTTTCTTTATAGTCGTTTTCCTCCTGAATCTAGAAGGTGAAAGCATGTCACAAATTTTCAGAATTCACTAAGCAAGAAAGATAGTTAAATACCCACAACATACAAATTCCATACTTCTTATAAGGATTCTTATTTCGACTTGAGGCACCATGTGTCCTACTTTTTTCCTCCTTGGCTGACCTGTAGCAACAACAATGTACAAGATGTATAATGGAATTGCATTCTCGAAACCAAGTACCCTGCCTGGTATGGCTACTTGTAAGACTGGATTTTTTATTCCTAGTCCCCAACATATGCCAATTTGCCACCTGTACATCAGGCCATTCATCGGGTGGATCCCCACCTTGAAACTGGTGTGAACAGATAAAATGGCTCACCAGGCCATTAGGTGTGACACACATATGCCAGATAATGATCGTAAGTGTCAATTATTTAATCCGTTGGCCTACCAGATGAGCACTCTGACCTAGCCATTGGGCCATGACACATACAtggggaccatgggtcccagcagATGAACAACCCAGAACAAGCACACACCAGTCAATTGGCATCTGCGAGTTGAGTAAGATTCATAATCCTACCATCACCGGTAGTCATCTCATTGCTCAGAAACCAAACTATTCACATAGGTCAGTTGGGGTATGAAATCACATCATTCCGCCCACTACAATGACAACGGACTTGGCACCAGTTAGTTGCATAAAGTGGAAGAGAAAGCAGTGGTGGATTTGGGTGCAGGAGCAGTGAAGCAGCATGTCCAAAATGTTGCGAGTATGAACTCCTAGGAAGTAAAGAGCAGGCAAATTAGTTTAAACCAGAAGAAAAGGTAGAAGAATTTCAGACGAGTTTAAAATCGGCAAAGCATCCCATACAGCGGATCCATTCAGGACCCTCATATCAGTTTTTACAATGTTGTGGTTCAAAATACCTAATCTGTGCATAATATCAACCATATACTGCCCAAACTGtattttaattaactaaaatgacaCAAAACTGAATCATGGAAAGAAAAGCTTTTGACAGTGATACTTACATTCCTTTGGATGGGGAAACATTCGATGATTTAAGTCGCTGGAAAAAGGTTGAACACATTATATTCCGTGCTAAAAGTTTGAAATTTAGCCAAAGAAGAAAAGATTGCTCGATAATAGATAGATCAATACCTTGCTAGGCTCGGAACCTTCACTAATAACATCCCACTTCTCCTTATCTAACTGGAGAACTTCCACATCTCCATCGTCATATAGTATCTTTGAAGCAAATATCATTCAGCAAGTCTTCAAGGAAGGGGACAATTTGGACAGGGATAATTAAGAGAAGTACAGGGATAATTAAGAGAAGTACAGAAGTCTCATACTTTACCACGTGTTTCTTCTTTCCTGGGTTATAAGATTGCACAACACCTTCATAAATCCTGCAGGTAAAAATAGGGGAGTTTACAATAAATACGGTGTTAAACAAGTCCATCCTAACAACTCAGCTTCCTGTTATCTCAAAAATTTTTACTTCCATGCTAAGAAGCCATGAAGTTGAGCtatccctacacacacacacacactcaaaaaaaaaaaaaacaaaaacaaaaaaaaacaaaaacaaaaacaaaaacagaaacagaaaccaaaaaaaataaaaataaaataaaatcgagtCATCCCAACTAAAAGAACTAGGAGTTCAAGATTATAATGATTTAGGGCATGTTCAAGTGTGCCCCCAAGTTGTGCTTTACAAGGCTACCCTAGCATATTTAACGCCCTCGGTTTAGGCAACAAGGAAGAAGGCCCCACACTGAGCAATCTTCTGCTTTACAGCCTTTTCCAACCCAACATGATTGAAGTGGTAACAAGGTCCTACTATTATTTCAACCATGATTTGGCAGTAGCGCAGTTTCTGTCTTGGGAATTGGGAGCAGTAATCTTTAACTAGTAACAGAATTTTGTCCAAGAATAAAAGGTGGAAAAGAAAGACATCTCCAACCAACACATAAAATGTGATTAATTAAATGTTGTTACCCAAGGTTCTCTAATACTGACAACTATCGTACGTAACAGCCAACGCACACTacatatctttctttctttttttttctctctttcaggAAATGCTTATATGTTGTAAGTTCCACAAAATCATAATGTCAAACAAAACAGTTACTGTTTATCTAGGAAATTATCTGGCTAGTCAATATTGTTTGAATGCTACCATCAACTGATGAGTAAGAAAACTTAAACAGGAAGTTAAGAATATAGTAACATGAAATGGCACATAATGTAGTACATAAAACCAAAACCTTGCATCAGATAAATAACTTATGACACAAACATGTGGATTTGCATCCCCAACCAAACATACCATCAGTACCTTTCCCATTATATTTTAGAAGATAGTATTGTAGAAAgactttccttttccctttttggGAAACTCCTGATTGCCCACCTTCACATCTGTGCATcagcacaaaaagaaaaaaaatgcaattgCCTTAAAAAATATAAAGCTTACATTGGAACAGAGGTGGCTAGGTTGTCTCAAGGACACAAGTTAACCTTGCATTTTCAGGCAGGGTAAGGAAATTCTACTCTGAGCATGCATTTGCATTTCAAAATCAACGTGACCTTAGGTGCATATATTTTTTCTAGTGTCATGTATCAATGCAGCAAAATTCATGGGGGACAGAAGGCCAAATGACTAAGATGCATATAATTGTAAGTATTCACAATAGCAAATGCAAGTAGCTTGAATCTAATTGCAATTTTTTAATGAATAAAACCAATTAAAGTttgtgatccaaaacttatacatAATATGTATTCCTCGAAGATATTTAACGCATCGATCAAATCCGAGAAAATAGAAGCCAAAGACTATCTCAATAATATGACATACCTTAAAATTGTTTACAAGCTATTATgtataattattataataattgAGGCAGTACCCTTGCATATAATTTATGACCTATTTATGTATATGCAAGCTACTTATA is a genomic window containing:
- the LOC131255174 gene encoding receptor-like protein 7, coding for MALPFSSKNPSFLIVFFLSSLLFLNTQQCNHHHFSALLDLKNGFYFPPLPSWNSNNSDCCSWEGITCDGPTGHVISLDLSGLRIRGRIDFESLFRLRSLRRLNLAYNDFDGSPIPSGFEQLTSLTHLNLSQLSFYGQIPLEISRLITLVSLDLSFNLYYNGSSFKFLKLENPSIGAVVQNLSNLRELYLDWVHILLQGQTLDLPLPNLRKLSLIDCLLSGSIFSSLSQLHFLSELDLTRNNFSSAVPNFIGNLSSLTSLLLADCGLHGRFPESVFQLPNLQIIDISFNPLVAINLPEFPQNNTLQQLILRYTGFSGKLPDSLSNLKFLTHLRVTYCNLSGSLPSSLWNLTKLQYLSLSSNKLSSPIPSSYGNGLLNLKVINLGNNLLNGTIPSSLLSLPSLQRLDLSGNQLSGQLGEFHNASSSQLEILYLGNNKLQWMIPRFIFQLTNLQELYVPSNNFSGVVELGLFQNLKKLSSLDLSDNNLSVQYGSDNSTFVSIPQFQSLLLRSCNISTFPNFLRNQEWLRELDLSNNKISGEIPKWIWEVGNEPLISLNLSHNVLQGFQGIEPSSHLLLSPLQFLDLSSNKLEGLLPIPLPSIFFFSVSNNSLGGEIP
- the LOC131255175 gene encoding receptor-like protein 35, with amino-acid sequence MLELLNLGNNQIHDTFPLWLGALSQLRVLVLRSNQFHGTIGHPLTNHHFLLLQIFDLSFNSFEGNLPSNMFKSWKAMMEEDKSQSLVLGKMINRSSIYYQNKVSVVSKGLMMEVVKILTAFTVVDLSENKFHGDIPESIGDLKSLLVLTMSNNDLTGGIPTSLQNLRDLESLDLSQNKLSGEIPWQLTDLTFLAVLNLSQNFLVGKIPQSRQFLTFNSESFKENSGLCGPPLSKKCEDAESAPPSPLSTLQSERKYDWELMWIGFGVGHGVRKRLSSFSNSDRQTMVGTMATKPNPTFEFSKRRPVSKL
- the LOC131255745 gene encoding sister chromatid cohesion protein PDS5 homolog A-like, with the translated sequence MDLFNTLFIVNSTILTCRFYEGVVQSYNPGKKKHVILYDDGDVEVLQLDKEKWDVISEGSEPSKRLKSSNVSPSKGMSAKEEKSRTHGASSRNKNPYKKFRRKTTIKKNVKNSHSGMSESNIGANASNYAEGRATPELSDSHPDTCPEVNEVNSDDFANEQASPLAAAKEEEREASSDLEESDRRENGFF